In Gimesia benthica, a single window of DNA contains:
- a CDS encoding HlyD family secretion protein yields the protein MPAETIDDYQVQHHLNEHHSSLGFRALVILMIALVGGVSCAQWVRGLRVDSYVGSLQAPKTIVTARTDAVIQKMHVTEGQTVDSEDIVVTLFDRSLEKTWQVKQQQLAALEAELEQSKAKTEVELALRNKEIESEVFQAKLKSSQYLKEQYIHQITNLAWQDFLQDYDSISSSGSNEEVFRSLVYESRLPDENRITAMLRQESARNSAEVFAARVKLCEEQMAELKALQRKLPQQIRLAMGVEVIKNRLEQVKNELKQLETQREDLQLRAGRYGTVGMLEKEVGDTIQKGAPIVELFDKDHPYLLVEVPSRKISLFEEGTQVKILFSGDLKGKGVVRKISEQAVRKTGSNESLILVHVEPAGPLWPELPMGTTVDISLEK from the coding sequence ATGCCTGCTGAAACTATCGATGACTATCAGGTGCAGCACCATCTGAACGAACATCACTCCTCGCTCGGTTTCCGGGCGCTGGTCATATTAATGATTGCACTGGTCGGGGGCGTCAGTTGCGCTCAATGGGTCAGAGGACTCCGCGTTGACAGTTACGTCGGCTCGCTTCAAGCCCCGAAAACGATCGTCACTGCGCGAACCGATGCGGTGATTCAGAAAATGCATGTCACAGAAGGACAGACAGTAGACAGCGAGGATATTGTTGTAACACTCTTTGATCGCTCGCTCGAAAAAACCTGGCAGGTCAAACAACAGCAGTTAGCGGCTCTGGAAGCAGAGCTGGAACAGTCCAAGGCAAAAACTGAAGTTGAACTGGCGTTACGCAATAAAGAAATCGAGTCCGAAGTCTTCCAGGCCAAACTCAAATCATCTCAGTACCTCAAAGAGCAGTACATTCATCAGATTACCAATCTGGCCTGGCAGGACTTCCTGCAGGATTACGATTCGATCTCCAGCAGTGGCTCGAACGAAGAAGTATTTCGCTCACTGGTTTATGAAAGTCGTCTTCCTGATGAGAATCGGATCACCGCCATGCTGCGACAGGAATCGGCTCGTAACTCGGCCGAAGTGTTTGCAGCGCGCGTCAAACTCTGTGAAGAACAGATGGCCGAATTGAAAGCCCTGCAAAGAAAACTTCCTCAGCAGATTCGCCTGGCGATGGGAGTCGAAGTGATCAAGAATCGACTCGAACAGGTGAAAAACGAGCTGAAACAACTCGAAACCCAACGCGAAGACCTGCAGCTCAGAGCTGGTCGCTACGGCACCGTCGGCATGCTTGAAAAAGAAGTCGGTGATACCATCCAGAAGGGGGCTCCTATCGTAGAACTGTTCGATAAAGACCATCCCTATCTGCTGGTTGAAGTCCCCTCTCGCAAGATCAGCCTGTTTGAAGAAGGGACTCAGGTCAAAATTCTTTTCTCGGGAGATCTCAAGGGGAAGGGCGTTGTTCGGAAAATCTCAGAGCAGGCCGTCCGCAAAACGGGATCCAACGAAAGTCTGATTCTGGTACATGTCGAGCCGGCAGGTCCACTCTGGCCAGAACTGCCCATGGGAACAACCGTCGACATCTCTCTGGAGAAATAA